From Candidatus Nomurabacteria bacterium, one genomic window encodes:
- a CDS encoding acyl carrier protein: MNSYEEVVCEVKQLIATKLGHTIEHIKPSSLITDLTVDSIQLFELLIAFEQHYQLQTAYEDIAHINTVGDIAQYIAHSKYQFSCV, encoded by the coding sequence ATGAATTCATACGAGGAGGTTGTATGCGAAGTAAAACAATTAATAGCAACTAAGCTCGGCCATACTATCGAACACATCAAACCATCAAGTCTTATAACAGACCTAACCGTTGATTCAATACAACTGTTTGAACTCCTTATTGCTTTCGAGCAACATTACCAACTTCAAACAGCGTACGAGGATATTGCTCACATCAACACTGTAGGTGATATCGCTCAGTATATTGCACATAGCAAATACCAGTTTAGCTGCGTATGA
- a CDS encoding 1-acyl-sn-glycerol-3-phosphate acyltransferase, which translates to MKKLPRLLLAFAMQLPTAVYSFLVTTFLMRICVVRPLKLVVPRGSLIISNHQSWSDPFLITYHLGWRNVFRNLPVHFPVTSHFMTMPLIRWYLWSLQCFNVGDTNLDRARALIRMRDLLQSKQTVMLFPEGRCIRDSNNVEEFHRGIDMLLMEDIPLVLVRVENFNNWSILPGYPKPTMTLTRLPDQQNLEEKREVIRSFYKDTQSKR; encoded by the coding sequence ATGAAAAAACTACCTCGATTACTCCTGGCGTTTGCTATGCAACTTCCAACTGCAGTATACAGCTTCTTAGTTACAACTTTTTTAATGCGGATTTGTGTGGTACGACCCTTAAAACTAGTTGTTCCTCGAGGTTCCCTTATTATTTCAAACCATCAAAGCTGGAGCGACCCGTTCCTCATAACGTACCATCTTGGATGGCGTAATGTGTTCCGTAATCTGCCCGTACATTTTCCAGTCACCTCTCATTTTATGACCATGCCATTGATCCGCTGGTATCTATGGTCACTGCAATGCTTTAACGTTGGAGACACCAATTTAGATCGTGCACGAGCACTTATTAGAATGCGCGACTTACTACAAAGCAAGCAAACGGTTATGCTGTTCCCGGAGGGTCGATGTATCAGAGACAGCAACAACGTGGAAGAGTTTCATCGAGGTATTGATATGCTACTCATGGAAGATATTCCGCTCGTACTCGTTCGAGTAGAAAACTTTAACAACTGGTCAATTCTACCTGGATATCCAAAGCCAACTATGACACTTACTCGCCTTCCCGATCAACAAAATCTCGAAGAGAAACGAGAAGTGATTCGCTCATTTTACAAAGACACCCAATCAAAAAGATAG
- a CDS encoding SGNH/GDSL hydrolase family protein, protein MIDFFSSLSSLDWFVYVGDTIIVMVVLQALRMIIKLSRNKFLGLTTKPFACAGSGGKRVLILGDSTAVGTGASRPEDTIAGRLATDYPDAEIINVAQNGGLVRDLPKQIEVMLGQQFDLIIVSVGGNDVWHLTSIRKIQQVLQTVLPQLNELCKHRVLFLLYNNIGSAPLFPGIMRGFLKRRCIRVQEAIAETALAYDVPTIELFNEDERNPFIKNPNQLFAFDGVHPSSDGYRLWYHRMWRIMHENGYRFD, encoded by the coding sequence ATGATTGATTTCTTTAGTTCGCTCAGCTCACTCGATTGGTTTGTGTATGTTGGTGACACTATTATTGTAATGGTGGTATTGCAAGCTTTACGAATGATCATTAAATTATCACGCAATAAGTTCTTGGGACTTACCACTAAGCCGTTTGCTTGTGCTGGTTCAGGTGGGAAGCGGGTGTTAATTTTGGGAGATAGTACAGCAGTTGGTACAGGAGCGAGTCGACCGGAGGATACTATTGCAGGACGACTAGCAACAGATTATCCGGACGCAGAGATTATAAATGTTGCTCAAAACGGTGGTTTGGTGCGAGATCTTCCAAAACAGATCGAGGTGATGCTTGGGCAGCAGTTTGATTTGATTATTGTGAGTGTTGGCGGTAATGATGTGTGGCATCTGACAAGTATTCGTAAGATCCAACAAGTACTGCAAACGGTGCTGCCACAGCTTAATGAATTATGTAAACACAGGGTGTTGTTTTTGCTCTATAACAACATTGGTTCAGCTCCTCTCTTTCCTGGCATAATGCGTGGTTTTTTAAAGCGTCGGTGTATTCGAGTCCAGGAGGCGATTGCAGAAACTGCTTTGGCCTATGATGTGCCGACCATAGAGTTGTTTAACGAGGATGAACGAAATCCGTTTATCAAAAACCCTAACCAACTATTTGCGTTTGACGGTGTCCACCCAAGCTCTGATGGGTATCGGTTGTGGTACCACCGCATGTGGCGCATCATGCATGAAAATGGATATAGGTTTGATTGA
- a CDS encoding 4'-phosphopantetheinyl transferase superfamily protein, translating into MSYSRPSQLVVQTEADLPTDNKLLFLREREQKCYLQKPVTQQLPWLLGRLAAKKAIQDFFATHNQTLQLTDIEVYNTETGSPSYILHDEIVSRTSILLSISHTSSCGVALVTPENNHAGIGIDIEQIRAFNTETISHFLTPAEYRLYQGIDVKKQPQMATIYWTLKEAYLKAIGTGLRTHPQRIMITFDNGGCPSAYESNTGKLIQASLYYEAYEGYIISTVVL; encoded by the coding sequence ATGTCTTACTCTCGTCCATCTCAACTTGTTGTTCAGACTGAAGCAGATTTACCTACTGATAACAAACTCCTCTTTCTCAGAGAACGTGAACAAAAGTGCTATTTACAAAAACCCGTCACCCAACAGCTCCCATGGCTACTTGGCCGTCTCGCAGCTAAAAAAGCGATCCAGGATTTCTTTGCAACACACAATCAGACATTACAACTGACCGATATTGAGGTATACAACACAGAAACCGGTTCTCCCTCCTACATTCTCCATGACGAAATCGTATCACGCACATCAATACTCCTCTCGATTTCTCACACATCATCTTGTGGAGTGGCTCTCGTTACACCAGAAAATAACCATGCTGGAATCGGGATTGATATTGAACAAATTAGAGCATTCAACACAGAAACCATCTCTCATTTTTTGACTCCTGCAGAGTACAGGTTGTATCAGGGCATTGACGTAAAGAAGCAACCTCAGATGGCAACCATCTACTGGACTTTAAAAGAAGCATATCTAAAAGCTATAGGAACCGGACTGCGAACCCATCCTCAGCGAATTATGATCACTTTTGACAACGGAGGTTGTCCATCGGCTTACGAAAGTAACACTGGTAAGCTTATTCAGGCTTCGTTATACTATGAAGCATACGAAGGTTACATTATTTCAACAGTTGTATTATGA
- a CDS encoding tRNA-binding protein encodes METIQYDDFAKLEIRIGTIKTVDVVEGADRLLRLTVDVGEESPRQIVSGIREFFEDIETLIGKQCPFLVNLATREIRGLESQGMILAGGTGETFTLLHPSHEVPAGTKIN; translated from the coding sequence ATGGAAACCATTCAATACGATGATTTTGCAAAGTTGGAAATTCGGATCGGTACGATCAAGACGGTAGATGTTGTAGAAGGAGCTGATCGACTACTTAGGCTGACGGTCGATGTGGGTGAAGAGTCACCACGACAGATCGTATCCGGCATTCGAGAGTTTTTTGAAGATATCGAAACATTGATAGGGAAGCAGTGCCCGTTTTTGGTGAATCTCGCAACTCGAGAGATCCGTGGTCTTGAGAGTCAGGGCATGATCCTAGCTGGTGGTACGGGAGAGACATTCACGTTGCTTCACCCAAGTCACGAAGTGCCGGCTGGTACTAAGATCAACTAA
- a CDS encoding FtsX-like permease family protein: MFTFLNLVTLSGILIGIVDAATEQVRVNVLGDINISPLEGETRISETQHFLERLDTYHEIASYSARYSDIVTIEANYEERRSLNSDPDIIALNVTGINPLDEKQTTSLDQLIGEGAFLDPEESGYIVLGKYNVDRYADEYGNVFDSLQGVYPGDKVMVTAGDQSREFIVKGILDSKSDFISIAAYITERDFRRMFNRIDYNANQIVVRLSSGYSSGVIRDRLRDSELAEYGEINSFTEDIPKFVVDVRDTFQSLSLIVGSIGVTVASITIFIVIFINALSRRRQIGILKAIGITPQAIEFAYVTQALVYVLVGVTLAIVVTQFLLIPYFIEHPLDFPYANASLSITMGGMLVQAVTFALVAVIAGFVPAWLVAKGNTLNAILGRK, encoded by the coding sequence ATGTTCACTTTTTTAAACCTGGTTACACTGAGTGGTATTCTTATCGGGATTGTTGACGCGGCAACCGAACAGGTACGTGTCAATGTGCTTGGTGATATAAACATAAGCCCGCTTGAGGGCGAGACGAGAATTAGTGAAACCCAACATTTTCTTGAACGACTCGATACGTATCACGAGATAGCATCGTATTCGGCTCGATATAGCGACATTGTCACTATTGAAGCAAATTATGAAGAGCGACGAAGTTTAAATTCTGATCCTGACATCATTGCGCTCAATGTAACAGGTATTAATCCGCTCGATGAGAAGCAGACAACTAGCCTCGACCAACTGATAGGCGAAGGGGCATTTTTAGATCCCGAAGAGAGTGGGTACATTGTGCTTGGGAAATACAATGTTGATCGCTATGCTGATGAATACGGAAATGTATTTGATTCTCTGCAAGGAGTGTATCCAGGAGATAAGGTTATGGTGACCGCTGGCGATCAAAGTCGTGAGTTCATTGTAAAAGGAATTTTAGATTCAAAGTCAGACTTTATTTCAATTGCTGCGTATATTACAGAGCGAGATTTCCGCCGAATGTTTAATCGGATCGACTACAATGCAAATCAGATTGTGGTGCGGCTGAGTTCGGGGTATTCAAGTGGCGTGATACGTGATCGACTTCGTGATAGTGAGCTTGCGGAGTATGGGGAGATCAACTCCTTCACTGAAGATATCCCAAAATTTGTGGTTGACGTGCGTGATACGTTCCAATCGCTATCGCTTATCGTTGGTAGTATTGGTGTCACAGTAGCATCAATTACAATTTTTATTGTTATTTTCATCAATGCACTTTCTCGGAGGAGGCAAATAGGTATTCTGAAAGCCATTGGTATCACTCCACAAGCAATCGAGTTTGCGTACGTAACACAAGCATTGGTGTACGTGCTGGTTGGTGTTACGCTTGCAATTGTGGTTACGCAGTTTTTACTGATCCCATATTTCATTGAGCATCCACTTGATTTCCCATATGCGAATGCGTCGTTGAGTATTACGATGGGAGGAATGTTGGTTCAGGCAGTGACATTTGCGCTGGTAGCAGTTATCGCTGGTTTTGTTCCGGCGTGGCTTGTGGCAAAAGGGAATACACTTAATGCAATTTTAGGTAGAAAGTAG
- a CDS encoding DedA family protein: protein MSLEQRLQEKVEAVLQSEAVSTGGRFMRSRSGTVMIAVISFVESALPLPILTDPFLVAAILADRAKAVRLVIVTTIASLIGGLCAYFAAAFFFETIMQWVTPGMLEQFNEMVSGNDSSTFVLTVIGAVTPVPYTIVAWVVAVLKGSIGVFIAASLLGRGARYAIVGYSTYKFGALAVSYAKRYVGIVSIIVALLAVLFVLYKM from the coding sequence ATGTCGCTCGAGCAACGGCTACAAGAAAAGGTGGAAGCGGTGCTGCAGTCAGAAGCAGTGAGTACCGGAGGTCGCTTTATGCGTTCGCGTTCGGGGACGGTCATGATCGCGGTCATATCGTTTGTTGAATCAGCACTTCCGCTCCCGATCCTCACCGATCCATTTTTGGTGGCTGCGATCTTGGCTGATCGAGCTAAGGCTGTTCGTTTGGTAATAGTAACCACGATCGCATCGCTTATCGGTGGTCTGTGTGCTTACTTCGCTGCCGCTTTTTTCTTCGAAACGATTATGCAGTGGGTGACGCCAGGCATGCTTGAGCAGTTCAATGAAATGGTGAGTGGTAATGACTCGAGCACCTTTGTTTTGACGGTGATCGGTGCGGTTACGCCAGTGCCGTACACGATCGTTGCTTGGGTGGTAGCAGTTTTGAAGGGAAGTATCGGAGTCTTCATTGCCGCGTCGTTGCTTGGACGTGGCGCGCGCTACGCGATCGTTGGGTACTCTACGTACAAGTTCGGCGCTTTGGCTGTTTCGTACGCCAAGCGCTATGTGGGAATCGTTTCGATCATAGTGGCACTGCTGGCGGTATTGTTTGTTTTATACAAGATGTGA
- the ruvX gene encoding Holliday junction resolvase RuvX, whose protein sequence is MKRMGIDFGSKKIGIALTDDGGTMAFPHEVVPNDANFLKYVEALVAERGVGEIVIGHSLNNDGEPNAIHEAVETFITDVTLHIGIPVHLEPEQYSSQAAARVQGKNAMVDASAAALILDSFITKQ, encoded by the coding sequence ATGAAACGAATGGGAATTGATTTTGGATCAAAGAAGATCGGCATTGCACTCACTGATGATGGGGGAACGATGGCTTTTCCGCACGAGGTGGTACCAAACGACGCGAATTTTCTAAAGTATGTTGAAGCGTTAGTGGCAGAGCGGGGAGTAGGTGAGATCGTCATCGGACACTCGCTCAACAACGATGGCGAGCCAAACGCGATCCACGAAGCGGTCGAAACCTTCATCACTGATGTCACGTTACATATTGGTATACCGGTGCACTTAGAGCCAGAGCAGTATTCGAGCCAGGCGGCAGCACGGGTTCAGGGAAAAAATGCGATGGTTGATGCGTCTGCTGCTGCACTCATTCTCGATAGTTTTATCACTAAACAATAG
- a CDS encoding ABC transporter ATP-binding protein gives MIEARKLWRVYNDGQVQNEVLKGIDLSVAPGEFVAIMGRSGAGKSTLLYQLSALDTPSAGKVVLDGQDLQALSATALNEFRLKTMGYVFQDYALIPDLSALENILTPLLMRGQDWDTAAESAREALRHVGLAGKEDNRPAELSGGEQQRVSIARAIAGNPKILFADEPTANLDSRSGQQVIEQLRALHHAGQTIVMVTHEAEYTKYCDRVVTLEDGMVIKITAPFQNGSVAQL, from the coding sequence ATGATTGAAGCTAGAAAGTTATGGAGGGTGTACAACGATGGTCAAGTACAAAATGAAGTACTGAAAGGTATCGATTTATCAGTGGCGCCTGGTGAGTTTGTGGCAATAATGGGACGTTCAGGAGCAGGGAAGTCAACACTTTTGTATCAGCTGTCAGCTCTCGATACTCCATCAGCAGGTAAGGTAGTGCTTGATGGTCAAGATTTGCAAGCTCTATCAGCGACAGCACTCAATGAGTTTCGTTTGAAAACCATGGGATATGTGTTTCAAGATTATGCGCTTATCCCTGATCTTAGTGCATTAGAAAATATTCTGACACCACTACTTATGCGTGGTCAGGATTGGGATACGGCAGCAGAGTCTGCGCGTGAAGCGTTGCGACATGTTGGTTTAGCAGGAAAAGAAGACAACCGTCCAGCTGAATTGTCGGGAGGAGAGCAACAGCGTGTTTCAATTGCGCGAGCGATTGCAGGAAATCCAAAGATTTTGTTTGCAGACGAGCCAACGGCAAATCTCGATAGTCGGTCTGGGCAACAGGTGATAGAGCAGTTACGAGCGCTGCATCATGCTGGGCAGACTATTGTGATGGTAACGCATGAAGCAGAGTACACAAAATACTGCGATCGAGTAGTGACCTTAGAGGATGGGATGGTGATCAAAATAACTGCTCCGTTTCAGAACGGTTCAGTTGCACAACTCTAG
- a CDS encoding SGNH/GDSL hydrolase family protein, whose product MYDLGASIGFALLGVVIVFVFVELSLISVRGYRAVQEGKRARPAEKVQSNPRAKVLIVGDSTAYGTGATTPAFSLAGRLIADHPEFTVINAAQNAMGLKELITKLDEMADESFDLVIVQIGGIDTLKLTRCQTIAARLEQILRRIAQKFNTPVTVLVSVNNVGAAQFFRLPVRYLYSWHSRKVSRACGAVCAATGVVHVPLFHERSSDPLRQGGVHFAPDGIHPNDRGYEIWYAEVRQQIAPYVQALYS is encoded by the coding sequence ATGTATGATCTAGGTGCCAGTATTGGGTTTGCATTGCTAGGTGTGGTGATTGTGTTCGTATTTGTAGAATTGTCATTAATTAGCGTTCGGGGATATCGTGCAGTGCAGGAAGGGAAGCGTGCGCGGCCGGCAGAAAAGGTGCAGTCGAATCCACGAGCAAAAGTACTTATTGTTGGTGACAGCACGGCTTATGGCACTGGCGCTACCACGCCCGCCTTTTCACTTGCTGGTAGATTGATTGCTGATCATCCTGAGTTTACAGTTATCAACGCTGCGCAGAACGCAATGGGTCTAAAGGAGCTTATTACTAAGCTTGATGAAATGGCAGATGAATCATTTGATCTGGTGATCGTGCAGATTGGAGGAATTGATACTTTGAAGTTGACCCGTTGCCAAACGATTGCAGCTCGCTTGGAACAGATTCTTAGACGTATTGCACAAAAGTTCAACACACCCGTAACAGTGCTGGTGTCAGTAAACAATGTTGGTGCGGCACAGTTTTTCCGTTTGCCAGTGCGATATTTGTATTCATGGCATAGTCGTAAAGTATCTCGTGCTTGTGGTGCGGTGTGTGCGGCCACTGGGGTTGTGCATGTTCCTCTCTTTCATGAGCGAAGTAGTGATCCGCTGCGACAGGGCGGGGTACATTTTGCACCTGATGGCATTCATCCTAATGACCGAGGGTATGAGATTTGGTATGCAGAGGTAAGGCAGCAGATTGCGCCGTACGTTCAAGCTTTGTACAGTTAA
- the pilM gene encoding pilus assembly protein PilM yields MFSALSRVLPAPTYLTMPCVGVDVSDTSLKYVAFEPAARQGKDRELRLWGDIPIPSGIVQRGQVHEPAQLVSVLKEFKAQTGAEFIRVSLPEERAYLFETEIKRNVPLKEVRGLLEFRLEENVPIASKDVLFDYTLLPGEDDDRVLRVSVAAYARETIQKYYDACIEAGLRPVSFEVEAQAMARSVIPADAVGATMLVDFGKTRTGIGIVYRDALLYTSTIDLGGDQLSQAMRKVLGADTAEAELTRLKNTVGLVRGVDSSEVHDALISTVSVIKDELATRMEYWHLRNGNSQDRRITSIVMCGGSANLKGFPTYLTESLEVPCVRGNVWENCFSLDETVPPIDRRHSLGYATAIGLALKDSA; encoded by the coding sequence ATGTTTTCAGCTCTTTCTCGAGTTTTACCTGCGCCAACGTATCTCACTATGCCTTGTGTGGGTGTCGATGTGTCTGATACTTCTCTAAAGTATGTCGCGTTTGAGCCAGCAGCGCGGCAGGGGAAAGACCGTGAGTTAAGGTTGTGGGGAGACATCCCAATCCCGAGTGGCATCGTGCAGCGTGGACAAGTGCACGAGCCAGCGCAGCTAGTCTCAGTCTTGAAAGAGTTCAAAGCGCAAACCGGCGCAGAATTCATTCGTGTCTCACTACCAGAGGAACGAGCGTATCTGTTTGAAACGGAGATCAAGCGCAATGTGCCACTGAAGGAAGTACGCGGGCTGCTCGAGTTTCGCCTTGAGGAAAATGTACCGATCGCATCCAAAGATGTCTTGTTCGATTACACGCTGTTGCCTGGCGAGGATGATGATCGGGTCTTGCGGGTATCAGTCGCTGCGTATGCGCGGGAGACGATCCAGAAGTACTATGACGCCTGTATTGAAGCTGGACTGCGACCAGTGTCGTTTGAGGTGGAGGCACAAGCAATGGCTAGGTCGGTGATCCCAGCTGATGCAGTCGGTGCGACTATGCTCGTTGACTTTGGAAAGACACGTACTGGGATCGGTATCGTGTATCGTGACGCGCTCTTGTACACTTCAACCATCGATCTGGGAGGAGACCAATTGTCACAAGCAATGCGCAAGGTGCTTGGGGCTGATACTGCTGAAGCAGAACTCACTCGTTTGAAGAACACGGTTGGATTGGTGCGTGGAGTTGATTCCTCAGAAGTACATGATGCACTCATTAGTACTGTATCGGTGATAAAGGACGAGCTTGCGACGCGCATGGAATATTGGCACTTACGCAATGGAAATAGTCAGGATCGTCGTATCACCTCGATCGTTATGTGTGGTGGTAGCGCCAATCTTAAAGGATTCCCAACCTATCTCACTGAATCGCTCGAAGTACCGTGCGTGCGGGGCAATGTCTGGGAGAACTGCTTCTCGCTTGATGAGACTGTTCCACCGATCGATCGGAGACACTCACTTGGGTATGCAACGGCGATCGGGCTTGCTCTTAAGGATTCAGCATAA